The following proteins come from a genomic window of Sphaerisporangium rubeum:
- a CDS encoding OB-fold nucleic acid binding domain-containing protein encodes MSTAEPVRRGLRGFFRRLATSQAELEAAELQEDLDRHGATPIASCGQRRRFCVAGTLRTVTLRPRGGVPSLEAELYDGSDVVDLVWLGRRKIIGIEPGRMVRAEGLISMQDGRKVIFNPRYELRPVSGE; translated from the coding sequence ATGAGTACTGCGGAGCCCGTCAGACGCGGGCTGCGCGGGTTCTTCCGGCGCCTGGCGACCAGCCAGGCGGAGCTGGAGGCCGCGGAGCTCCAGGAGGACCTGGACCGCCACGGCGCGACACCCATCGCGTCGTGCGGCCAGCGGCGCAGGTTCTGCGTCGCGGGCACGCTGCGTACCGTCACCCTGCGGCCGAGAGGCGGGGTGCCGTCCCTGGAGGCCGAGCTGTACGACGGGTCCGACGTCGTCGACCTGGTATGGCTCGGCCGCCGCAAGATCATCGGCATCGAGCCGGGCCGCATGGTGCGCGCCGAGGGCCTGATCAGCATGCAGGACGGACGCAAAGTGATCTTCAATCCCCGCTACGAGCTGCGCCCCGTGAGCGGCGAGTGA
- a CDS encoding DUF3159 domain-containing protein: MSGQAEPGPGAPVADQDMTAEEVRAHDTVESAIRAQLAKALGGVRGIIEAAVPTVAFTLAWITTEQLKTSLIIGIGAAVLLLLVRVVQRSTPQFVLNSLIGIGIGAFLASRTGEAKDVFLPGIWYNGGYAVVMMFSIAVRWPVVGFLIGSVTGDPVGWRSDPGIVRLCSRLTWLLILPCLLRVAVQLPLYWADQVAVLGIAKIVLGWPFQVAALAAMVWVLARGRTPIGPPPPATGT; encoded by the coding sequence ATGAGTGGACAGGCCGAGCCGGGCCCCGGTGCGCCGGTGGCCGACCAGGACATGACCGCCGAGGAGGTCAGGGCCCATGACACGGTCGAGTCGGCCATCAGGGCCCAGCTCGCCAAGGCGCTCGGCGGTGTGCGCGGCATCATCGAGGCCGCGGTGCCGACCGTGGCGTTCACCCTGGCGTGGATCACCACCGAGCAGCTCAAGACCTCGCTGATCATCGGCATCGGCGCGGCCGTGCTGCTGCTGCTCGTGCGGGTCGTGCAGCGCAGCACCCCGCAGTTCGTGCTGAACAGCCTGATCGGCATCGGGATCGGCGCGTTCCTCGCCTCACGTACCGGCGAGGCCAAGGACGTGTTCCTGCCGGGCATCTGGTACAACGGCGGCTACGCCGTCGTCATGATGTTCTCCATCGCCGTCCGGTGGCCGGTGGTGGGCTTCCTCATCGGCTCGGTGACCGGCGACCCGGTCGGCTGGCGGAGCGACCCCGGCATCGTGCGGCTGTGCTCGCGGCTCACCTGGCTGCTGATCCTGCCGTGCCTGCTGCGGGTGGCGGTCCAGTTGCCGCTCTACTGGGCCGACCAGGTGGCCGTGCTCGGCATCGCCAAGATCGTGCTCGGCTGGCCGTTCCAGGTGGCGGCCCTCGCCGCCATGGTCTGGGTCCTCGCCAGAGGCCGCACCCCCATCGGCCCGCCGCCACCGGCCACGGGGACCTGA